One Ahaetulla prasina isolate Xishuangbanna chromosome 17, ASM2864084v1, whole genome shotgun sequence genomic window carries:
- the LOC131186775 gene encoding T-lymphocyte surface antigen Ly-9-like isoform X1 yields the protein MDSCVLLAFLLFCWAEAASAPDPPLKSVRVGGAVTLPVTIPKGQSVNNLLLRDSSREIAIAIWMDSKDISVLNINYANRVAFQKDEMAFRIANLSLDDGGTYEISTSFTSPSPKVLSSFLVAIFNITERISSLENDSCYIYLQCEAGMGSSHRVTYAWKDTEAGTTLSKEAWLTQLVPTNQKRAYTCTAQSPTAQSTFSFVLQHSCIPNTASPGKRTLVAGLSPGQRTPGDCYSAAAAVTQEDPAFPAPPRYLNGASKGPDESLSWHQPFQVDQIKQPSRTLYFLETSQNKNIFIIASYIPGNQLQPPLFISWVSTPHEASPHQPTPASPGLPRAGTGGPCSASS from the exons ATGGACTCCTGTGTCCTCCTGGCGTTCCTGCTGTTCTGCTGGGCAG AAGCAGCCTCCGCACCTGACCCCCCCTTGAAGTCGGTTCGTGTGGGGGGTGCTGTCACGTTGCCCGTGACCATTCCCAAGGGCCAGAGTGTCAACAACCTCCTCCTGAGGGACTCCTCCAGGGAAATAGCCATCGCCATCTGGATGGATTCCAAAGACATCAGTGTTCTAAACATCAATTACGCTAACCGGGTGGCCTTCCAGAAAGACGAGATGGCCTTCAGAATTGCCAACCTCAGCCTGGACGACGGGGGCACCTACGAAATCTCCACCAGCttcacctccccctccccaaaagtgcTCAGCAGCTTCCTGGTGGCCATATTCA ACATCACGGAGAGGATCTCCTCCTTGGAGAATGATTCCTGCTACATTTATCTGCAGTGTGAAGCAGGGATGGGGTCCAGCCACAGGGTGACCTACGCCTGGAAGGACACAGAGGCCGGCACCACCCTGAGCAAGGAGGCCTGGCTCACTCAGCTTGTGCCCACCAACCAGAAAAGGGCCTACACCTGCACGGCCCAGTCCCCCACTGCCCAGAGCACCTTCAGCTTCGTCCTCCAGCATTCTTGCATTCCCAACACCGCAAGTCCAGGTAAAag GACCCTGGTCGCTGGGCTCTCTCCTGGTCAgaggactcctggtgactgctactctgctgctgctgctgtgaccCAAGAAGATCCTGCTTTTCCCGCTCCCCCAAGATACTTAAATGGGGCAAGCAAAGGGCCTGATGAAAGCTTATCATGGCACCAGCCCTTCCAGGTAGACCAAATCAAGCAACCCTCCAGAACTCTTTATTTCCTTGAGACCAGTCAGAATAAGAACATTTTTATCATTGCTTCTTATATCCCAGGGAATCAGCTTCAGCCCCCTTTGTTTATTTCATGGGTTTCGACACCCCACGAGGCATCTCCACACCAGCCCACACCAGCCTCTCCCGGGCTCCCACGTGCTGGCACAGGGGGTCCCTGTAGTGCCAGTTCTTAA
- the LOC131186775 gene encoding T-lymphocyte surface antigen Ly-9-like isoform X2, with product MDSCVLLAFLLFCWAEAASAPDPPLKSVRVGGAVTLPVTIPKGQSVNNLLLRDSSREIAIAIWMDSKDISVLNINYANRVAFQKDEMAFRIANLSLDDGGTYEISTSFTSPSPKVLSSFLVAIFNITERISSLENDSCYIYLQCEAGMGSSHRVTYAWKDTEAGTTLSKEAWLTQLVPTNQKRAYTCTAQSPTAQSTFSFVLQHSCIPNTASPGPWSLGSLLVRGLLVTATLLLLL from the exons ATGGACTCCTGTGTCCTCCTGGCGTTCCTGCTGTTCTGCTGGGCAG AAGCAGCCTCCGCACCTGACCCCCCCTTGAAGTCGGTTCGTGTGGGGGGTGCTGTCACGTTGCCCGTGACCATTCCCAAGGGCCAGAGTGTCAACAACCTCCTCCTGAGGGACTCCTCCAGGGAAATAGCCATCGCCATCTGGATGGATTCCAAAGACATCAGTGTTCTAAACATCAATTACGCTAACCGGGTGGCCTTCCAGAAAGACGAGATGGCCTTCAGAATTGCCAACCTCAGCCTGGACGACGGGGGCACCTACGAAATCTCCACCAGCttcacctccccctccccaaaagtgcTCAGCAGCTTCCTGGTGGCCATATTCA ACATCACGGAGAGGATCTCCTCCTTGGAGAATGATTCCTGCTACATTTATCTGCAGTGTGAAGCAGGGATGGGGTCCAGCCACAGGGTGACCTACGCCTGGAAGGACACAGAGGCCGGCACCACCCTGAGCAAGGAGGCCTGGCTCACTCAGCTTGTGCCCACCAACCAGAAAAGGGCCTACACCTGCACGGCCCAGTCCCCCACTGCCCAGAGCACCTTCAGCTTCGTCCTCCAGCATTCTTGCATTCCCAACACCGCAAGTCCAG GACCCTGGTCGCTGGGCTCTCTCCTGGTCAgaggactcctggtgactgctactctgctgctgctgctgtga